A window from Gossypium raimondii isolate GPD5lz chromosome 7, ASM2569854v1, whole genome shotgun sequence encodes these proteins:
- the LOC105788313 gene encoding 40S ribosomal protein S2-2, whose protein sequence is MAERGGGERGAFRRGFGGGRSDRGPRGRRRGRKDEEEKWVPVTKLGRLVKSGKITSLEQIYLHSLPIKEYQIIDQLVGPSLKDEVMKITPVQKQTRAGQRTRFKAFVVVGDGNGHVGLGVKCSKEVATAIRGAIILAKLSVIPVRRGYWGNKIGKPHTVPCKVTGKCGSVTVRMVPAPRGAGIVAARVPKKVLQFAGIEDVFTSSRGSTKTLGNFVKATFECLLKTYGFLTPDFWKETRFTRSPFQEYTDLLGKPSKTLVLEDVERVDV, encoded by the exons ATGGCAGAAAGAGGCGGCGGCGAACGCGGTGCTTTCAGGCGTGGCTTCGGCGGCGGGAGATCCGACCGTGGGCCAAGAGGTCGGCGCCGTGGCCGCAAGGATGAGGAGGAGAAATGGGTTCCTGTTACAAAACTTGGCCGTTTAGTCAAATCGGGAAAAATCACATCCCTCGAACAAATTTACCTCCACTCCCTCCCCATCAAGGAGTACCAAATCATCGACCAACTCGTTGGCCCTTCACTGAAAGACGAGGTGATGAAGATCACTCCCGTCCAGAAACAAACACGTGCCGGCCAGCGCACTCGTTTCAAGGCATTCGTTGTCGTCGGCGACGGAAACGGGCACGTTGGGTTGGGGGTGAAGTGCAGCAAAGAAGTAGCGACGGCAATAAGAGGGGCGATAATATTGGCCAAGTTGTCGGTGATACCAGTAAGGAGAGGCTACTGGGGGAATAAGATCGGGAAGCCTCATACAGTGCCGTGTAAGGTTACCGGAAAATGTGGTTCGGTCACTGTTAGGATGGTGCCAGCTCCTAGAGGTGCGGGGATTGTGGCTGCTAGGGTGCCCAAGAAGGTGCTTCAGTTTGCTGGGATTGAAGATGTTTTCACTTCTTCAAGGGGTTCCACCAAGACTCTTGGTAACTTTGTAAAG GCCACCTTCGAGTGTCTTCTGAAAACTTATGGTTTCTTGACTCCTGATTTCTGGAAAGAGACTCGATTCACAAGATCTCCTTTCCAAGAGTATACTGATCTGTTGGGAAAGCCATCAAAGACGCTCGTACTCGAGGATGTCGAGAGAGTGGATGTATGA
- the LOC105788306 gene encoding transcription factor UNE10: MSHCIVPNWNLKNQRRRRQQVEDEEETKRSSFHMFNPCNNINQQLVPVSNHQVAELTWQYGQQLAMHGFSGFLPTAPTKPTCRSNDTLESIVHQATYHNQDETPANTSSIAASSGGNRSESSSRLPPVSVAARLTKKRAQPTSDSDQCRKHNISCGIQKDKADRSECGCDTFYKIDNDATMVTWGSHDESLQSLKTKTTDGDSGCHDGSESRDETGRSHPTRRSRAAATHNLSERKRRDRINQKMKALQKLVPNASKTDKASMLDEVIEYLKQLQAQVQVMSMRSIPPMMMMPLGLQHHQHLQMSLLGRIMAGMGVNHALGMGMGLVDINAATPPNASQSLPPLLHLPPPFLATALPPMIPSRATATAAAQSNPNASSSDSIPLPDPSCAFLTQSMNMELYSKMAALYQAQMNRTTETASSPSRSNNIKQD; this comes from the exons atgagTCACTGTATAGTACCAAATTGGAATCTAAAAAACCAAAGGCGACGACGTCAACAAGtcgaagatgaagaagaaaccAAAAGATCTTCGTTCCACATGTTCAACCCTTGTAATAATATAAACCAGCAGCTCGTCCCCGT GTCCAACCATCAAGTTGCAGAGCTAACATGGCAATATGGTCAGCAGCTAGCCATGCATGGGTTCAGTGGGTTCCTTCCTACTGCACCAACAAAGCCAACATGTAGGTCAAATGACACATTAGAGTCCATAGTCCATCAAGCCACATATCACAACCAGGATGAGACCCCGGCAAACACAAGTTCCATTGCTGCATCATCCGGAGGAAACCGCAGCGAAAGCTCCAGTCGATTGCCGCCGGTGTCGGTAGCAGCGCGGTTGACAAAGAAACGGGCACAGCCGACTTCAGATTCGGATCAATGCAGGAAACACAATATAAGTTGTGGGATTCAAAAAGATAAAGCAGATCGTAGTGAATGCGGCTGTGATACGTTTTACAAGATTGACAATGATGCAACAATGGTGACTTGGGGTTCCCATGATGAATCTCTTCAAAGCTTGAAAACCAAAACCACAGATGGGGACTCTGGTTGTCACGATGGATCG GAAAGCCGAGATGAAACAGGACGGTCTCATCCGACAAGGCGAAGTCGAGCAGCAGCTACTCATAATCTGTCTGAAAGG AAGCGAAGAGAtagaattaatcaaaagatgAAGGCTCTtcaaaagttggtgccaaatgCAAGCAAG ACAGATAAAGCTTCAATGCTTGATGAAGTAATTGAATACCTAAAACAACTTCAAGCACAAGTACAAGTGATGAGTATGAGAAGCATCCCTCCAATGATGATGATGCCACTAGGCTTGCAGCACCACCAGCACCTGCAAATGTCTCTTTTAGGTCGGATCATGGCCGGCATGGGAGTTAACCATGCTTTAGGAATGGGCATGGGATTGGTAGACATCAACGCCGCCACGCCTCCCAATGCTTCCCAATCTCTTCCTCCTCTATTGCACCTTCCACCACCCTTTTTGGCAACTGCACTACCGCCAATGATTCCTTCAAGAGCTACCGCCACTGCAGCAGCTCAATCAAATCCAAATGCGAGCTCTAGTGACTCAATCCCTTTGCCTGACCCATCTTGCGCTTTCCTAACTCAA TCGATGAATATGGAACTCTACAGTAAGATGGCAGCACTGTATCAGGCTCAAATGAATCGAACGACAGAGACAGCCAGCAGTCCATCGCGATCAAACAACATAAAACAGGATTAA